Proteins from one Flavobacterium sp. N2038 genomic window:
- a CDS encoding glycosyltransferase family 9 protein, with protein sequence MNLLTRNIGKSKVDQNIVLLNKSEIKRVLVCRPNGRLGNLLLITPLLQEITSTFPNCKVDLFVKGTLAPIIFENYENVEKIIDLPKKPFKSLLEYIKVWFVIKNGKYDLAINVDQNSSSGRLAVKVANAKYKFFGDFPDSQIDLKPDYEHIAKYPVYNFRNYLTTLGIEKSNRIIAPVDLKLNSFELTEGKKALDQLVPNSKKTICIFTYATGAKCLEENWWEVFYKDLKRKYKDYNIIEVLPVENVSQIGFQAPSFYSKNIREIGALIANTELFIGADSGIMHLASSAQTPTVGLFSVSNLKKYEPYDNSSIGINVYDCSRNDYFKIFNSILNNGRLNIYSRAV encoded by the coding sequence ATGAACTTACTGACGAGGAATATAGGTAAGTCAAAAGTTGACCAGAATATTGTTTTGCTCAACAAATCAGAAATCAAAAGAGTTTTGGTATGCAGACCAAACGGGAGATTAGGAAACCTTTTACTGATAACTCCTTTGCTTCAGGAAATAACTTCAACGTTTCCAAATTGTAAAGTCGATTTGTTTGTTAAGGGAACATTAGCTCCAATTATTTTTGAGAACTATGAGAATGTCGAAAAGATAATAGATTTGCCTAAAAAGCCTTTTAAAAGCTTACTCGAGTATATCAAAGTATGGTTTGTGATCAAAAACGGAAAATATGATCTTGCAATAAATGTTGATCAGAATTCTTCATCAGGAAGATTAGCTGTTAAGGTGGCAAATGCTAAATATAAATTCTTTGGAGATTTTCCCGACAGTCAAATTGATCTTAAACCTGATTATGAGCATATCGCAAAATATCCGGTTTATAACTTCCGAAATTATCTTACGACATTAGGAATAGAAAAAAGTAACCGAATAATTGCTCCTGTAGACCTGAAATTAAATTCATTTGAATTAACGGAAGGCAAAAAAGCACTTGATCAACTGGTTCCTAATTCTAAAAAAACAATCTGTATTTTTACTTATGCTACAGGAGCAAAATGCCTTGAAGAAAATTGGTGGGAAGTTTTTTATAAAGATCTGAAAAGGAAATATAAAGACTACAATATTATAGAGGTTCTACCTGTCGAAAACGTTTCTCAGATTGGCTTTCAGGCTCCATCGTTTTACAGTAAAAATATCAGAGAAATTGGAGCGTTGATTGCAAATACAGAATTGTTTATTGGTGCCGATAGTGGTATTATGCATTTAGCAAGTTCGGCTCAGACTCCAACAGTTGGATTGTTTTCGGTTTCTAATTTAAAAAAATACGAACCTTACGATAACAGCAGTATAGGAATAAATGTTTATGACTGTTCCAGAAATGATTATTTTAAAATCTTCAATAGTATTTTAAACAATGGCAGACTCAATATATATTCCAGAGCAGTTTAA